GTCGGTTTCGTCGTAGTCGTCATGATCGAGCCGAAAACTAAAAGCGCTCTGGTGTGGATGCGGGTAGCGAGCGACGGATAGCCACAGTCCACCGGCCGACTCCAGCAGCACGCGCAGATCGGCGAGGAGGCGCGAGCGCACGGCGCGTCGGTCGACGCGGGCCACGCTCTCGTACACCACCAGTCCGCCGATCCGCCATTCGTGGCGCGCCGCGCGTTCATCGGCCAGTGCCTCGAACGGATCGCGAGATCGGCCGCGACGCAAGTGGTCGAGGTCGATGCCGATCTGCCGGCCATCCAGAACAGGAACCGCCCTCCTCGAATCAAACAATACAAACCGGCCCGCGCAGCCGCTTGTCCGATCGACGTGCGGAACGCCCTCTTGGGCCAGCGCCTGGCGCAGCCCGCTGGGCACGTCGTGCAACAGCAGCGGCAATTCCGGCAGCGGATCATTCATTTCATACCTCATGCCGCGGCCGTTGAGTCGTAGGGTGGGACCAGCGAGCTTGCGAGCGACGGCCCACCGTAAACGACGTCGCCAACGGTGGGCCGGCGCTCGCAAGCTCGCTGGTCCCACCCTACGGTCCACAGGCGCCGATGTTTGTCGGCCAACACCCACTCCGAAAGCCCGCTCAACAGGCAGAACGCCCAGCCTTGCGGTCCGTCCCAGATTCCTTGTTTCCAGACCAGCCGGCGAAAGACTTCGCGCGCTGGCGAAAGCCAGGCGTCGGCCTGTCGCGGCGCACGATTTCGCTCGGCGCGGGCCTTAGCCGCCAAGGTCGTATAGCGGTGCATCTTGCCCAGAAAACTGGCCAGCGTCGGCAACGGGTCGTGATCGAGCCAGGTGCGCAACTGCCCGACCGTTCCCTTCACTTCGAGGCTTTCGTGGACCTCGCCCTGCCACCAGGCCCGGCCACGCCGCACCAGCCGCACTTGCCGATCGTCTTGGGTGCCGGAAAAGCGCATCCGCCGGCCGAAGACCGAACTGCGGACGCGCACGCGGTAGGCATCGTGCCGGCCCTGGGTCACTCGGTTGCGAACTTCCGCGATCATGGCCGCCGTCGGCCGTTCGTCGGCATCGAGCGAAAGCACCCAGTCGCCGCGCGCCAGGCCGAGGGCAAAGTTCTGCTGCCGGGCAAAGTTGTCGAACGGGCGTCGATAGACCCGTGCGCCGAACGAGCGAGCGATCTCGCGCGTGGCATCGCGCGAGCCGCCGTCGACCA
This portion of the Pirellulales bacterium genome encodes:
- a CDS encoding glycosyltransferase family 2 protein, producing MKPTPTISVISIVLNEEQNLPGLLKLVRWADEVVVVDGGSRDATREIARSFGARVYRRPFDNFARQQNFALGLARGDWVLSLDADERPTAAMIAEVRNRVTQGRHDAYRVRVRSSVFGRRMRFSGTQDDRQVRLVRRGRAWWQGEVHESLEVKGTVGQLRTWLDHDPLPTLASFLGKMHRYTTLAAKARAERNRAPRQADAWLSPAREVFRRLVWKQGIWDGPQGWAFCLLSGLSEWVLADKHRRLWTVGWDQRACERRPTVGDVVYGGPSLASSLVPPYDSTAAA